One window from the genome of Hippocampus zosterae strain Florida chromosome 7, ASM2543408v3, whole genome shotgun sequence encodes:
- the foxl3 gene encoding forkhead box L3 produces MSRMLEGGWGALEEEEAATRRAPSGRRLAEQSSRRNDGKVLLRETHTHFFGEGGKKIYHIISADMFDTSHYPFNCFNYDGDAYASCSTDQEKKMCRPAYSYIALIAMAIQQSPEQRVTLSGIYEFIMRRFPYYRSNQRAWQNSIRHNLSLNSCFIKVPRTEGNEKGKGNFWTFATGCESMLDLFENGNFRRRRRRRNMKIGLRDAGEAPPRPAESPGKQRAAEVRPDLCPLNPGRPRPRPVPNPLAPKPESEIKFSIDYILSTPDPPAPEVRPSHVGPAGPPVHVLEPQHLNLQFWTL; encoded by the exons atgtcgaGGATGttggagggagggtggggggctctggaggaagaggaggccgcCACCAGGAGAGCTCCCAGTGGACGTCGGCTGGCTGAGCAGAGCAGCAGGAGAAACGACGGCAAGGTGTTGCTgcgggagacacacacacatttttttggggaggggggaaaaaaaatatatcacataATAAGTGCAGACATGTTTGACACTTCTCACTATCCTTTCAACTGTTTCAATTACGATGGAGACGCGTACGCATCTTGTAGCACGGACCAGGAGAAGAAAATGTGTCGGCCAGCCTACAG CTACATCGCCCTGATCGCCATGGCGATTCAGCAGAGCCCCGAGCAGAGGGTGACACTGTCGGGCATTTATGAGTTCATCATGAGAAGGTTCCCTTACTACCGCTCCAACCAGCGGGCCTGGCAGAACTCCATCAGGCATAACCTGTCGCTCAACAGCTGCTTCATCAAG GTTCCCAGGACGGAGGGAAATGAGAAGGGTAAAGGAAACTTTTGGACTTTTGCCACAGGATGCGAATCCATGCTTGACCTCTTTGAAAACGGAAACTTCCggcggcgcaggcgcaggcgcaacATGAAAATCGGCCTCCGCGACGCGGGAGAGGCTCCGCCCCGGCCTGCCGAGAGCCCCGGCAAACAGCGCGCAGCTGAGGTCCGCCCTGACCTTTGCCCTTTGAACCCCGGCAGGCCTCGGCCACGCCCTGTGCCGAACCCCCTCGCCCCGAAACCGGAGTCTGAGATCAAGTTCAGCATTGACTACATCCTGTCGACCCCGGACCCACCCGCACCTGAGGTCAGACCCTCGCACGTTGGCCCAGCAGGACCACCCGTACATGTTCTGGAGCCTCAACACCTGAACCTGCAATTCTGGACCCtgtga